Part of the Ignavibacterium album JCM 16511 genome, CTGGTTGATGGATTAAAAGGGTTAGGGAAGTTTTGACTAACATAAAATTTGTTTGGAATGATTTCATTTCTTACATCAGTCAAAATATTAAACTGCCATTGACCCGAAGCGTTTGTAAAAACCGAATCCCGAACACCTGTGTCAAGATTTGTAATATCAACTTTTACTCCGCTGAGAGGTTTAAGAGATATTTTGTCTTTTACGATTCCGGAAATATTCTGAGAAATTAAATCCTGATTGAAAGTTATAATTAAAAGAAAATACAGAAAATATTTTTTCAATTATTACTCCTCATTTTATAATAGTTAATTTTTTGGTTTCGACGAAAGAACCGCTTCTTAACTGATAAAAATATATTCCGGTTGAAAGATTTCTTCCATCAAATTCTACTTCATAAATACCTGCTGGTTTTTCTTCATTAACCAATGTTGCTATCTCTTTGCCCAGTACATCGTATACCTTCATTATAACCTTTTTGTCACTCTGAGCTTGATGAAAAGTGAATTTATTACCTTCATCTTTCGACGAGCTCAGAATGGCATTTGGAACTGAGTATCGAATCTTCGTTACCGGATTAAAAGGATTAGGATAATTCTGATATAAAATAAATTCTGATGGTATCGAGTTAATCTCTTCTTCAACCGGAGTTGCTGGATCGTAGGAGATAATTCTTATTGCATCGGCAACGATATAAGTTCCGGTTGTTCCAGCATTTGATATGAAAATTTTTTGAGAAGTATCAGGTGAAAAATTATATGTTCCGATGTAACTCCACATCGAACCATTTTGTACCTGATTCACTCTGACTGTATCAATTCCATTTTTGTGTCTGATTATAAATGGAGTATCCTGACAACGATTTGAAGAAGAAACCCACCAACCATAAACTTCATAGTTTGCATCAGCAGGGAATTGTGGTCTGAATTCTGCATAAGCACTTCCATCACCAATTGCGTGAAGCTGCGAAGGAGTTGTTCCCCACCAACCTGAATTTGCAGAAGCAAACCAACCACCTCCAACTAAACTGCATTCAGGGTCACCGGTATCAATTATTTTTTCAAACTGAATTGTTGGCGGCAGATGAAGCGAATCTTTGTGTGTAATTGTCAGAATGGTTGGTACAGCTCTTTGCTCTGATGGATTATTTACATATTGATTTCCTATTGCCATTTGTGTTGAACCTCCGCCATCAAGATTCATTGCTTCAACACAACCGAGGTCAATCATTATTTGTGCAAGCTCAGGCAATCCAACTCCTTCGCTGTTTATCTGACGACCATCTGCAACAATTAAAATAACATGATTATTTGCTGTATATCCTACAGCAGTTCTTGGATCACGATTATCATATCCAACTCCGCTGCCCCACATAATTTCCTGATCATAAGTAACATTAACCTGACCATTTTTTACTAAAGTTGGAGCTCCACCAATACCAACAAGTAAATTAGAATAAACTGTTCCTGCAGATTGCTGAGGCGGAGGAAGAGGAGTTTGCTGATTATTTGTGTAAGGCATCGGTGCAGAAAATTTATAAATATCATTTACATTATTTCCAAAATGATAAATCCATTCCACATTAAAAGTCTTATCTGCTTTCATTCCAAAAAAACTTCTGATAACAGGATATGACTGACTGAACCTTGTAACAGCAGCAACATTCTGTGCTTTAACTTCATAAGGATAAACAACTGCTGAGTAGGATGTTGATCCTCCAAAGAATCCACCGTTTACTCCGGCATATGCACCAACAAACGGAACAAAATCTTTTACAAGTTTATTAGGGCTTGTGATGTAGGGATGAATAACCAAATCAGGATTATTCATATCAGCATCAATGTAAAATATTTTGAGCTTAGGTGTTGCTCTGTCGCCCTGGAAAACTTTTATGCCGGATGGCAAATTGTAATTTGATGTAATTTCTGTCCAGGTTATTGTCTGAGAGAATGTTATTGATGCGAACAGCAATGACACAAGTATATATTTTTTCATTTTTATACCTTAAGAATTTTAATCAGTTTAAATCTGTCTGATCAGTCTAATCTGTGTCCCATTTTTTAAAACAATAGAACGCGGATAAAGCGGATTAGACGGATTATTACGGATTTATTTAAGAACAGTTTTTACATTAAGTTCTTTTTCAGAATAATCATCAGGATTTATGAAATTCGATTCAACTGACTTTCCATTAATCTCGATTGATTGAATCCCCGTATTTTTTCCGTTTGGATTTTCCACACTTAAAATAATTCTTTTTCCTCTGAAATTTCTTTCAGCTTTAAATGATTTCCAGCTTGATGGAATGTGTGGATCAATTGTCAAACCTTTTAACGATGTTTTAAATCCAAGGATATAATCAAGAGCAATTCTGTACATCCAGACTGCTGTTCCTGTAAGCCAGCTGTGACTTGCCTGATTTTCAGTCTTGTGTTCAGGACTTGTTACATACTCAGCATAAACATAAGGTTCAACTTCATATCTGTCAATTCTTTTTGATGAGTTTAATGGAATCATTCTCGAATAAACATCATAAGCAAACTCGATATCACCATTTAATATTGAAGCAAGTACAAACCAGGAAGATGCGTGATTAAATACTGCGCCATTTTCTTTTTTCCCTGGTACACAACGACTTATCAATCCTGTGTTATCTTCAATTTCTCTGTAAGCTGGCCAGACAATCTGCATTCCGTAAGGAGTAAGTAAATACTTTTTTCCGCTTTGTAAACACGAATCTGCTCTATCTTTTGGAGCCAGTTCTGAAATAACTGCCCATGATTGTGAGTTAATAAAAATTTTTCCTTGTTTATGTTTTTGAGAGCCAACCTCACTTCCATCATCACGAAATGCACGAAGATACCATTTTCCATCCCAACAAATATCATTTATAACAGTTCTCAGTTGTTCGTATTTAGCTTTCCAACTTTCCAAAGTTTCTGAATCATTTCTGAATTCAAGAAGCTCAAAAGATTTTTTCAAAATGTAGCCGAGGAAAAATGCACCCCAGACCGTTTCACCTTTTCCTTTTGGTCCGATATGATCAAGAGTATCATTCCAATCGCCATTCATAATTTTAGGTAAACCTCTTTCAGTACACGAAGAAATTGCAAAGTCAACAGCAAGTTTGAGATGTTCATAAACTGTTGCTTCACCTTCATCATAAAATTTTACAACTTCATCAAGAATTGAAAAGTCAGCACTTTCATTTAAGTATTCAACTATACCAAAAGGAATCCAGAGCGGAGTATCAGAGTGATTTGTTTTTTCACCCCATTCAGTAATCTTAAAAAAGTTGTGAAGAGTAGAACCATCTTTAAATTGAAATCTTAATGCGTTCAACAATCTCTTCCTTACTCTCTCAGGATGAGCTATTACCATTCCCAATATATCCTGAAACTGGTCGCGCATTCCTGTTCCGAACAACAAACCTCCGTGATAATATCCGGAGTTACGAGCCATATCAAATGTTACTGCTGCCTGATACTGATTCCAAACATTAAGCATAAGATTAAACTTATTATCCGGAGTTGATACTTTAACATTGTTCAGGTAATCATCCCAATATTTTTTAACAGCTTCAAATTTTTTGTCTATAGTTTTTATTTCTTTCAGTTGTTTTAATTGGGAAGCTTTGAATGGATTTTTTTCATCTTTGCTTACTACAAACATAATTACTGCAAACTCAATCTCTGATTTTTTATCCAAAGTAATTTTTGATTGAAGTGCTGCAATTGGATCGCCAGCAGTGATTTCTGTATTACTCATTTTCCCTGTTTCAACAGAAATTGGATTTGCTTCCGAGCGCCAGCGACCAATGAAATTATCAAGACTTCCGTCAAATCCACTAACAGGAAGAGTTGTTGTGAAAAGAAGATTGTATCGCCAGTCAATGTTTGGTTGTGCGACCGTAACTTTTCTGTTCAGCACCCAATATCTTCTTGTGCAAAGAAGCGTTTCGTGTTCTTTATTGAAATGAATATCTGTAAAGTGTTTATCATTTGGCTGATTGATAATGTCATTCAATGCATTACCCATCAATAGCTCGGTGAAAGAATAAACTTCAAGTTTTCTTTTCCTGGAAGAGAGATTTGTGAGTTTTACTTTCCAGATTTCACCGTTTAAATCAGTTGGAACAAAATAAGTAATCTCACCTCTTATTTTATTTTTCTCAGTGATAATTGTTGTGTAACCTTGACCATGATGACATTCATATAAATCATACTTCTTATCAATTGTCGGAGCCCAGCTTAAGGACCAATATTTTCCTGATTCACTATCTTTAACGATTACATATCTTCCGGGACGATCCCAGGGAAGACAATTATAACGCATTCTTGTTAAACGATTATCCCGTGGTGTTTCAAGATAACTGAATCCTCCGCCTGTGTGTGAAATGAGTCCGGCATAATTCTCATTCCACATGTAATTAAACCAAGGTCTTGGAGTTTTTGGATCGGTGATTACAAACTCTCTTCCATCTTTGGAAAAGAATCCATATTTATTTTTTAGCATAGTAATAATCCCTATTATTCTAAGTGAAATCTGCGTGAACTGAGTGTCTTAGTGCCACAAAGAAATTCTTTCACGATTAAGTCACTAAGAGCACTAAGAAACACTAAGTAAATTTTAATTTGTATGTTCCGATTTTCTTAGCACCAAGTGAAACTTTAAAACTGTTTTTATCAATCAAACTTATTCGATTGATAAATGCTTCTTCCAGAGTAACCTGCTCAACTTTTTTAATTTCTTTCATCAACTCAATTCTTCCTTCAATATTCTTTTCAGTTGGATTATAAATTCTTAGCACAAATCCATCTTCATCTTCTGATTTTTTTAATGAACTGAATATCAAATCTTCAGGATAAATTCTAATAAAAGAATTTTCAACCGGTAATGTTCCGTTTGATTTTCCTGTTTGAACAAGCGAAAGCGGATTGTTAAAGTTCAGAGCTTCTTTATAAACCTCTCCGATTTGCCAATCACCTTTGTGAGGATAAACAGCCAATCTGTAATTTGATTTTCCGAGGCATTGACTTCCTTTCTGAAAAGTATAATCCTGTTTTGAGCTTGGCTGAATGATGTATTCAAATCCTCTGAACAAAGTTATTGCAATTGTTCTTTGCTTATCAGCTTTAACCTCATATTCTTTCAAACCATCTACAATAATTGCAAGTCCATTTTTGTGATCACTTACATCCATAAAATGATGAAGAGGAAAATCATACATCGGTTGCTCAATCCAATCCTTTGAATCAATTCTTTTCACATCTCTTTTTACTAAATCAAATTGTCCCTCTGCAAAATGATAATCGGCATTCAATCCTGTCGGAAACATTATTCTTAAGCGGTGACTTTCAGATTGATTATCAACTTCAATATTTAACTCAAGAATTTTTGAATTTGATTTTAAATTGAGTGTCAGTTCAATATGAAGCACTTTTGTTTTGGGATTTTTCTTTTTTCTTTCTGAAAGGTTTGCCGGAATATTAAGCTTGTGATTAATCATTACCTTGGAAAG contains:
- a CDS encoding phosphodiester glycosidase family protein, with amino-acid sequence MKKYILVSLLFASITFSQTITWTEITSNYNLPSGIKVFQGDRATPKLKIFYIDADMNNPDLVIHPYITSPNKLVKDFVPFVGAYAGVNGGFFGGSTSYSAVVYPYEVKAQNVAAVTRFSQSYPVIRSFFGMKADKTFNVEWIYHFGNNVNDIYKFSAPMPYTNNQQTPLPPPQQSAGTVYSNLLVGIGGAPTLVKNGQVNVTYDQEIMWGSGVGYDNRDPRTAVGYTANNHVILIVADGRQINSEGVGLPELAQIMIDLGCVEAMNLDGGGSTQMAIGNQYVNNPSEQRAVPTILTITHKDSLHLPPTIQFEKIIDTGDPECSLVGGGWFASANSGWWGTTPSQLHAIGDGSAYAEFRPQFPADANYEVYGWWVSSSNRCQDTPFIIRHKNGIDTVRVNQVQNGSMWSYIGTYNFSPDTSQKIFISNAGTTGTYIVADAIRIISYDPATPVEEEINSIPSEFILYQNYPNPFNPVTKIRYSVPNAILSSSKDEGNKFTFHQAQSDKKVIMKVYDVLGKEIATLVNEEKPAGIYEVEFDGRNLSTGIYFYQLRSGSFVETKKLTIIK
- a CDS encoding GH36-type glycosyl hydrolase domain-containing protein, which produces MLKNKYGFFSKDGREFVITDPKTPRPWFNYMWNENYAGLISHTGGGFSYLETPRDNRLTRMRYNCLPWDRPGRYVIVKDSESGKYWSLSWAPTIDKKYDLYECHHGQGYTTIITEKNKIRGEITYFVPTDLNGEIWKVKLTNLSSRKRKLEVYSFTELLMGNALNDIINQPNDKHFTDIHFNKEHETLLCTRRYWVLNRKVTVAQPNIDWRYNLLFTTTLPVSGFDGSLDNFIGRWRSEANPISVETGKMSNTEITAGDPIAALQSKITLDKKSEIEFAVIMFVVSKDEKNPFKASQLKQLKEIKTIDKKFEAVKKYWDDYLNNVKVSTPDNKFNLMLNVWNQYQAAVTFDMARNSGYYHGGLLFGTGMRDQFQDILGMVIAHPERVRKRLLNALRFQFKDGSTLHNFFKITEWGEKTNHSDTPLWIPFGIVEYLNESADFSILDEVVKFYDEGEATVYEHLKLAVDFAISSCTERGLPKIMNGDWNDTLDHIGPKGKGETVWGAFFLGYILKKSFELLEFRNDSETLESWKAKYEQLRTVINDICWDGKWYLRAFRDDGSEVGSQKHKQGKIFINSQSWAVISELAPKDRADSCLQSGKKYLLTPYGMQIVWPAYREIEDNTGLISRCVPGKKENGAVFNHASSWFVLASILNGDIEFAYDVYSRMIPLNSSKRIDRYEVEPYVYAEYVTSPEHKTENQASHSWLTGTAVWMYRIALDYILGFKTSLKGLTIDPHIPSSWKSFKAERNFRGKRIILSVENPNGKNTGIQSIEINGKSVESNFINPDDYSEKELNVKTVLK